CCATGAGGCTTCCTGCCGGACCTTTGAGGTCATGCGACAACATTTTCATGATCCGGTCCTTATCCTGATTGAGCCGGATGAGTTCTTCGTTTTTTTGTTGAATGGAAAGAAACTGACGTTTTTTCTGGAAATAATTACCCAGCAATTCGGCTGCGGTGCTAAGCAGAACCACATCGGTTTCGGGCAGGAGAGTTTCAGAGAAAAGATAGTCAAATCCGATATACCCAAACCACTCATTCTGAAGAAAAATGGGGAAAATCAAAATGGTTTTAATACCCTGTGGTTCCAGAATTTCCCGTTCCATTTGCGGGAAATCGCGTACATGTCCGCTCATAACCTGATGAGAGGAAAGCTGGTCCCTTAACCGGCCAAGTCCGGACTTTTCATAGGATAGTTTCTGAAGAATCTCGTTGTCAATCTGAGGTTCAACCCCGGGCACGCACTGTTCAAACGTCTGTCTGCACAACAGGTCCCCATCCTCGTCGGAAAAATTTTCGAAAATATAAGCCCGATGAGCTTTGGAAATCATGAGCATACTCATGAGGGTTTTATTCACAGCATCGGGTGTATCGTGGGATAATTGAAACGCTGCCTGACTGATGGCTGTTTCATACCGGATCCGGTCCTGAAGGGACTCTTCCTCAGGCTTTTCAAAATGAATTTTCCGGGCAATGAGACATGCTCTTTTTACAGACAGGTGTTGGTGGCCTGAAGAAACCACGGTCACCATGACCGTTACCGGCGAACCGGAACGGGCTTTGATTTTTAATGTACCAAACCAAGGTACATTTTCGAGAGAAACAAGATCGGGAAGAGCCAGATTCATCGGTGAACCTGCCACCAGAAACTGACCGATGGAGTGACCGGGGAGACCACCGGGAGGAGTATCGAACAGCCGGTCCGCTTCGTGATTAGCTGCCAGAATCTGATTGCCTGGTCCAATCAGGAGCATGGCCTCGCTCAGATGATTGGCAACAGAGAAATCAAGAAAGAAGGATTCCAAATTGATGACCTTTCCCTGCCTGTCCGGGATGGATCATGAACCGATCCATTCCGGCAGGTAAGGTAGTAAGCCCAATCTAGTTTTCCAATAGATTCCGTGATTGAACCCCTGGTTATTTCGGTGGTCTTAATGTTGAGGGTAGCGGCTTTCTTTCAATCGACGAATGTCCATGGAGAATCCGCCAGCCGGCGGGGTACTGTTTCATGGTGAGTGACAGCGTTCCGTGATCATACAGGCTGTCACCGGTATTAAGCCGGTACAGATGATCATACTCGACGGTGACTGCTGCGGTTTTGGGGTCGAGCAACTGAACATCAAGTGTATCGATGGTCAGCCGCTGATACTGATAGCGGGTTTTATATTGCGAGTATGCCCTTTTCATCCCCTCAGGGGCCACGTAACGGATCCGGCCATCCTCGATCCAATGAAAACGTTTATCATCGGCCAGGTAGGTAAAGGCGGAATCGTAGTTTGCATCATTCAGATACCTGAAGTATTGAGTAAAAGTGGCGGTGACTCCTGCTTTCAGTTCTTCATCGGATTGAACGGGGGTTTCGGGAGCCGTGCATGCCGTTAATACCAGTAAACCGGAAAGAATATACAGTTTCATTTTACACCTCCTGCTGAAGAAAACAGTCAGGAGGCCGGGTTTGTTCCCCGCCAATTCAGCAGACGACCGGTCACCTCAGAAAAACCAGCCGGCCCCTCCTCCGTGGTGGAAGCGAGCCCTGGAGGAACCGGTTCCCCACCCAGCCACCAGCCTTCATCAGCGGATGCCAGCATACCCAGATCATTTTCTCCATCACCTGCCGCAACCAGAAAAAACGATTTTACCCTGTTTTGCTCCAGCCAGACCCGCAGAAACTCAAGGGCCTTTTCTTTTCCGGCCGATTCATGCCGGAGGGTGATGTATCGGGTTCCCGGATCTGCAATCATTTTCATTGATCTGAGCCATTCTTCAGGCAAAGACCTGTTAACATCACCGGAAGGGAACAACAACGTTTCGGAATATTTTTTCTGGCGGGCTCTTTCTGCCATTCCCAAGGTTAATCCTGTTGCTGAAGCCAGCTCCTCTGCAGAACATCTGGTCATCAGTCTGATATCGGCAGGTAACCGGCTGATCAATGCTTCTCTGACGGGCTGGATGGAAAATCCAGCCGGAACCAGCGGGATTTCCTTCCACTCAAATTCACCCGCATCGGGCGACAGAATCGTCCATCTATCCGGAACGTGAAAGGCGCTGCCATTTTCGGAAAAGAAGGGAACGGGAAGAGCAAGGCCCTCACACAATGCCTGCTGTTCTGCTGCGGTTTTTGAAGAAGAAAAAACAACTGGAATTCCGGCCCGGATTAAAGACCGGAGGCATGCATCATTACCATCCCACTGGTACGTAAACCGGTTTAACACGGTACCATCCAGATCGGTCAGCAGGATGGGGACCTCAGAAGTCATGAAGGTACCGATCCTGCTGAAAAATAACCTTTGCTTTTTCCATTGGATACTGTATCAGGGCCGGATAAATACGAGGCCGGTCGGGTTCCTGATCTTTCTTTAGAATCCGTTCCTTTCTCAAAAGTCCCGTGATTTCAGTTTTCAGGGTAGACGAGGTAACCGGACTGTGATAAATGACGCTCATGGACTGATGAATCATATCACGGACATGTTCAGACCCCTTTGATTCGTGGAGGTGTGGATTTCTGGATTCAACCTGAAAGATTTCGATGGGATCCTGTAACGATTCTGCCGGAAGATTTAAACCCTGAATTCCCCCGAATTTTTCGAAAATTCCGATAAAATTATACGTTTCCACTGCAAAGCCCGATGCAATCCCGATCCGGGTTGCCAGATTCATGCTCATCGCATGTTCCCCTGCATTTCCCGTTTTGATAATATCGGTTTCGAAACCGGTGATCAGGCTGATTAACCGGTTCAGCACCTGATTGGTATGCCGGCTGGCCCTTCCCCATTTGGAAAAAACCAGTGAGGAGTCAATGGCTTTTGGTTTCGAATGCCATAATATCCGTGACATGTGAAAGGGCGACTTGCTCATGTTAAAGGAAGCCGAGTAGATTCTGACATACTCCATGACGGCACCCGGGAAATAATTGTCTGCATCAATAAATCCGATGTGTGATTTACCGAGTAACTGTGCCAGCAGAATTCCTGCAAGCATTCCTTCTGCCTTGCCCATCCGCAGAGACCCCTGACCGCTAACCACCTCGTGATATCCCATCAGGGTGAATAATTCAGCCAGGTGCGGATCGGTCTGGTGAATCATCAGATAGGGTCGTTTTGAAAACTGGCAGAAATTATCCACCGTGTTACACTCCATCTGAAACCGGTTGATGGGTTCGTGTGCACTGGCAGAAATTATGATGGGAAGGCAGTGCTGGGGGAGGCCGCAAAGAACACCCTCGAGCAAACGAAGTCGTTCGTTTTTTACCGGTATCACAATGGCCATGGTCTCTTCCACAGACCTCAGGCGTTCATAGTCAACCGATTTAACAACAAAATACCGGTCGATGGCCCGGCGGGAAGGAATGGGGGAAGAGTCGAATCCGTAAATTTTCTGGGTATCGTAGATCAGGGCGTTTCCCACCCGCTCAAATGATCGGGGAAGTTCGATCAGCATGAAAGCCTCCTCTGGTCATTGATTCTTAAAGAATGTAACCAGAGGGACTTTCCAATTCAATTGGAGGAAGAAAAACAGGAAATGGGATTTGTGAAAATTAATTTACCGGTGAATCCTGAAATCTCCCCGGGTAACCTCATCGCGCAGACTATCGGGATCCCAACCCGCGTCGGTGGTTTCTATCTGGCCATCGGCCTGAATGATCCGTTCCAGCGCTGCAATTTTCTCACGGGCGGCCCGAATATATCCGACCTGATCTTTCGATCCGGCAGCCAGTTCCCGAAGGTAAATCTCATCATGCCGAAGAAACGTTTGTGCCGCCCGGTGAGCCTTATGGGCTCTGAATCCGAGCAGACGCAATGCATCTACACCCATCCGAAGGGACGTATCGAGGGTATCGCGGTAAACACCGTCTATACCGGCGTTGATAAAGTGGTATGCATCGGGCCTGTCAATGGCTCTGACCAGAATTTTCAGGTGAGGAAAATGCTGCTGAACCGTATGTACCAACGATTGGTTTTTATCGGCATCGTCAAATGCAATAATGATCACCGATGCATGATGGGCACCGGCCGCATGGAGCAGTTCCAGACGGGTCGCATCGCCATAAAACACCTGCAACCCCAGTCGTCTGATCAGATCAACCCGGTCCGCATCATCATCAAGAACGGTCAGATCGATTCCATTGGCCTTCAGCAGGCGCCCGACGGTATTTCCAAACTGATCGTAGCCGGCAATGATCACCGGGGTTTCCCCATGAACCATATCGGCTTCCCGTGAGGGTGTTTCGGTGGTTCCGAACCTGGGCAGAATCACCTTCTCGTTCAGAAGGATGGCGAGCGGAGTCAGTGCCATGCTGATGGCCACAATGGCAATCAGCGTCCCTGCCAGGTCTGAAGTGAAAATGGAACTCTGCATGGCAAAGGAAATCAGAACAAAGGCAAACTCGCCCACCTGTGACAGACCAACAGCAAAGACCAGATTCTGACTGGTTGTCATTCCGAACAACCGGCCAAGTGCAAACAAAATCAATCCTTTGACCACCATGAGCAGGATCACCAGTCCAAAAATGAGGCCCGGCGAGCTGGCAATCAGTTCAAAGTCGATGGAGGCACCCACCGAAATGAAAAACAGACCCAGCAACAACCCTTTGAAGGGTTCCAGATCGCTGATGAGTTCATGGCGGTATTCGCTGGTTGCCAGCACCACTCCCGCCAGAAAGGTCCCGAGTGCCGGACTGAGGCCCACCAGACTCATGAGCATGGCGATGGCAATCACCAGAAAAAGAGCTGATGCTGTGAAGAGCTCCTGCAACCGGGTCTTTGCAATAAACCTGAAGGCGGGCTGAACCAGAAACCGGCCTCCGAGTACGATCACAGACACGGCTCCGATTACAGTAAGCGTTTGCAACCAGGCCGGCCAATGGGCAATGAGGCTGGAATGACCCGCTCCGGCCGGTTCACCCGTTGCCAGAAGCGGAAAAACGGCGAGAATGGGAATGACGGCAATATCCTGAAACAGCAGGACGGAAAAACTGCTCTGACCCGCGGCCGTTTTCATCAGCCCCTTTTCATTCATGGTCTGCAGAACAATCGCTGTTGAGGACATGGCCAGCGTCATCCCGATGGCAAGTGCCGGTTTCCAGTCCAGACCGAGCAGTATGCATCCGGCTGCCACAACCAGCATGGTGACCAGAACCTGCAAACCACCCAGACCGGCAATGGAAGCGCGCATTCTCCACAAAAGCCGCGGTTCGAGTTCCAGACCAATGATAAACAGCATCATGACCACACCGAACTCGGCCACATGCATCACATCATGCCCATCTCCGCCCACCAGTGACAGGACCGAGGGTCCAATGATCATTCCGGCAATGAGATAACCCAGAACCGAGCCCAGACCCAGACGGTGGGCAATGGGTACCGACAGAACAGCCGCTGCCAGATAGATAAACGCCTGAAAGAAAAACGAATCCATCAGCGCACCTCCTTCAGAACCGGCCACTCTGAGGCCAGTTCGATTCCTTCTGCAGTCTGGTTGGAATAGTCTCCATCCCGGAAGGCTTCCAGCAACCGGATGTAACGTTTAATTTCCGAATCCAGCTCCTCCGGTTGGATACGATGTGCGCCCTGAATGGCCAGCGGGGGCAGATAATGCATGCCGCAGAGATAAAATGTCTGATCGAAGGGAGACAGAAAATCACGAAGGGAGAACCGGTTAAATCCGCTTCTTTGGTAAGCCATGGCCGGGCCGCCGGTGGTGACAATCTGCAGGATCGATTTTCCTGCCAGTGCAGTTCCCTTCGATCCGTATGCCCAGCCATGTTCGAGCACCAGATCGATCCATTGCTTGACCAGCGGCGGACAGTTGTACCAATAAAACGGATGCTGAAGAATGATGCGGTTGTACCCGGTCAGACGTGCTTGTTCGGCCTGAACGTCAATGTTATAATCGGGATAGCACTCGTACAGGTCATGCAGGTGAATTCCATCAATCTGACTGGCCGCACGGATCAGTTTCTGGTTGATTCGTGATTTTTCATAGGCCGGATGGCCAAAGAGTAATAAGACTGGTTCCATGGGGCAAAAATAATCGGAAGGACTGATAATCCGATCTCAGCAACTCCGGATGACCCCACTCACAAAAAAGTGAGTTACCGGGTCAGCCGGTGGAAACGCCAGGAAAGCAGAATTGCCGACATGGCAAGTCCGAGTGACAATCCGGCCCAGAGACCATAGACTCCCCAGTCCAGCCAGAAGGCGGTAATGGCTCCCACGGGGATTCCGATTACCCAATACGCCAGAATGGTAATGGCAGTGGGAACCGCCGAGTCCTGAACGGCACGCAAAATCCCAAGTCCGACCGCCTGCACTCCATCGGATATCTGAAACACGGCAGCAATCAGCAGCAGCATGGAGGCCGTATGAATCACCGCCTGATCGGGGGTGTACATCATGGGAAGCCAGGGATGCAGCAAGATGAAAAGGAGTCCAAATCCCGCCATCATCAATCCGGTGAAAACCAGAACCTGGAATCCGGCAATCCGCTGCATGGCACGGTCATTCCGTCCCAGGTAATAACCCACCCGAATCGAACCGGCGGCTGAAAATCCGGTGGCAACCATGTAGGTCATGGAGGCCAGGTTAATCGCCACCTGGTGTGAGGCCATGGCCGCAGTCCCGATCCATCCGCACATGATGGATGCAAACGTAAAGGCAGCCACTTCGAAAAAGTACTGAGCACCACTTGGCAAACCGACGGACAGAATTTTCCGCATAACCTCCCGGGAAGGCACCCAGTGTCTGATCAGCGGAAGATAGGCGCGAAGCGAGGGCAGCAGCGGGAGTGTGGCAACCATGAGAAGCGCCATCACCACCCGGGAGAGGAATGTGGCCCAGCCGGCCCCATCCAGTTTCAGGGCCGGAAATCCCCACGCACCGTAAATCAGGGCATAATTGGCCACGATATTTAACACCAAGCCGATCCAGGTCACAATCATGGAAGGACGGGTAAAGCCAAGCCCGTCGACATACTGCCGGACGATCTGAAACAGGTAAAGCGGAATCACCGACCAGGCGAGAATTTTCAGATAGCTGGCGGCCAGCGGCACCACTTCAGCCGGAAGGTTCATCCACGCAAACAGATCAGCCAATCCCCAGATAACCGCAAACGACAGCATCGATGCCGGAATGGCCACATAAAAACCAGCCGTGAGAACAACGGGTGCCCGTCCGGGTTGTCTCGCCCCCAATTTTTCACTCGTCAGCGGGGACAGAACGAAGGTGAGTCCAAGACCGAAGACCATGATCAGGAAAAACACCCCGTTGGCCACGCTGGCAGCAGCGAGATACTCCTGCCCCAGCGGACCGATCATAATGGTATCGAAAAAGGCAAAAAGAATATGTCCGACCTGACTGACCACCACCGGCCAGGCCAGATGCATGATTTCTTTGATTTCCAGCCGGTTCGCTCCGGCAAAGAGGTTTCTGATTGACATGGCCCGAAGATAAAACCCATTCTCAATAATCCCGATCCGCCATGCTATCCAAACACACCCACCCGCCTGATTTGCCATCGGCCGGAAATTTACCCATTTTCCGCTTCATGCTAAAACCGCTTTTTTCACTCATTTTTTGTGGTCTGATGTTGATTCCGGCCACTTCCGGCGCTCAACGGTCCTGGATGGTTATTTCAGGGAAATATGCAACCGTCGAATACCCTTCCGGATTTGAAACCATTGCCGATTCCCTGCTCAAAATCGCCGAGCTTTCCATCCCTGAAATTGCCGCTATGACAGGGGTGACTTCAGACCGGTTTACCGGTAAACCCACCCGTATCATTCTCACCGATGCACCCGATGTATCGAATGGGTATGCCATCTCGAATACGGTGGTTATCTATGCAACTGCCTCGGCCTATGTACCTTTCTGGACCGGGACAGTCAACTGGTACCATCAGGTGCTCACCCATGAATTGGTCCATCATGTCACGTTCAGGGCTTTTGAGCGCAAATTGTCCCCATGGCTCGGGGCCGGACTGGTTCTCGATGTTCCCCGATGGTTTCTTGAAGGAACCGCGCAGTATTACTCAGAGTACTGGAATACCTACCGGGGAGATCTTTACCTGAAAAATGCGGTTCTGGAAGGACGTTTTTCCCTCGCGTCAATCAATTCCCTCGAAGATGGACGGCTGCTGTATGCCGGCGGACATGCCCTTGTCCGCTATCTGGCCGATCAGTATGGTGATTCTTCCCTGATCAGACTCATGAATCATGAGGCCGACGGTTGGGTGTATGATTTTAATGCCGCTTTTAAATCGGTGTACGGAAAGTCGGTGGCAGACTTGTTTCCCGACTTTCACAAACATCTGGTTTTGTACTACGGTGGGCGTTTTTCAGAATGGCCGGTAAGAAAACCCGGCGTGAAGGTCCCGATTGCCGGCTTTCAGGTGAATCAGGTTGTGCCGCTGTCACCCGCCGACTCACTGTATCTGCAGGTAGCCCGTCTGGACCGGAATCACCTCTACGGCACCCTTCGCGAAATCGGATGGAAACAGAAGAAATCTGAAATCATCCGGACACATTCCAACACCATTTCGACCGATGTTCTGCTTTCACCCGACCAGAAATGGCTGGCCTGGGGCGAGCCTTACCGTTTCACCGATCTGGATCAGGATGGTCTTTCCATGACCTGGAAAATCAGCAACCGTGATGGATCGGTGCTTTCCACACCGGTCAGCGGAATCAGGGCCACCAATGGCCTGATGACCGATTCCACCCTGATTCTGGTGGAACAAACCGGTCAGGTGAGCCGATTGATCGCCTTCCCTGTTTCCGGCGGACTTTCCGATACACTTCTGACCACCCCGATGCCAGTCGGACGGTTATTCCCCGATTTCAGACCTGGGTTTCTTCTCGCCGAGGTACAGCAATCCAACGGCGACCGTGATGTGTTTTCCTGGTCAGCCAGAACCGGTCTGACCCCGGTTACCAATGATCGGGTGGATGACCGGCTTCCCATCTCCCTGAATGACAGTCTGCTTGTGCTCACCCGGTATGGAAGTGAAGTTCCGCAAGCCACCTTGCTGAACCGTAAAACCGGCACCTTTGTTCACTCACCGGATCTTGCTGAAACCTTCACCATCGGGTATCATCCAGACAATGGCGTTTTACTCCGGTCTCTTCAGACTGGCGGAAAACCGCTGTTTCACTGGATGAAGCCAGACAGCCTGTTCTCTCCGGCCGTCACATCATTTGCGCCGGCCGTTCCACCAGCCCGTTACCGCACCTGGACCGAACGGAATCCGGAATTCGGTGAAGTCAAAATCCTTCCCGACACCACCTTTCCTTCTCCCAACCGGGAACGACTGGCGTTTCCGCATCTCAGATCTGAAAACCTGATGTCCTTCGCTCTTCCGCTGAAAGATCAGCGCGGATGGCTGATTTCCGGTTTCACACTCTGGATCGAGCCCCTTCAGCGGCAGGTTCTGATGTTCGCAGGTGATGTGGCCGTTGAAGACCCTTCCCAATCGGTTTTGGCGGCTTTCTGGATGGTCCGGGCATGGGATCTGATGTTTACCACATCTGTTTATAACGGACCTTCGGTTTTTGCCTATCAGGGATCGTCTTACCTGGAATCGGATCAGACCATTGGGCAGTTCGCCATTTCAAAATCCTTTTATCCCGGCGGAAGCAGCCGCTGGTCGGTGACACCCTCGCTTTCCTATTACTACCATCAGCGAACCTGGCCACGCGGAACCGGACTTCCCTCCTCCACCACTCTTCAGGGTCCCGAAGCTGGTCTGTTGGTGGCATGGTCACGCCCAACCCTCTGGTCTGGTGCGCTTTCAAACTGGACTTTCTATACCGGGGCCAATGTATTTCAATCGGTTGGGTCCGGGGATCTCACGGCTTCCGCCCTCAACCTGGGTGGCGGAATTCCGCTGGGATGGGAACGGCTTGGACTTAAAACCGACTGGAGTTATGTCTCCCTTTCCGGCAAAGCGCTGGCGGGGTTCCAGGTGGGAACCGACCGGTTTTACCAATGGGATGTTCCGCGCGACTACGGTCTGACACGGGTGATCCGGGGTCTGTCAAGGGATATCACCGGACGGCAGATGATCTGGGGAAGCACGGCTCTCAATCTGCTGCTGGCCGAGCGGACTCCTCTGCGTCTGCTGGTGCTGCCGGTAAATCTGTTAACCATTGGCGGTTTCACGGATCTGGCCCGGATTGACAGTGATCTGGTTTATTCGGTGGGTGGCGAACTTGGTTTTGGCGAAGGGGGTATTCGGTTTAACACCGGATACGCCTATGCGGTCTCGCCGGGAGTTCCCGATAACGAGACCTGGTACCTGCAACTGCGGCTGTCACCGGTGCTTCAATGATGGGTCAACCTGTGATTCCGGTCAGCACCCGCCCGCTGAAGTCGGCCACGTTTATTTCGGACGTTCATCTGGGCATTCAATCGCCCGGGGTGGAAAAATCGAAGCAGCAGGAACTGATACAGACATTGGAGTGGGCCTTTCACCACACCGATGCCGTTTTTCTGGTTGGTGACATTTTCGATTACTGGTTCGAGTATAAGGAAGTGGTTCCCCGCGGATACACCCGCTTTTTCGGACAACTGGCCCGGATGACCGATGCCGGTTATCCGGTGGTGTATTTTTCAGGAAATCACGATTTCTGGCTGGGAACCTACTTCACCAATGAACTGGGAATTGAAACCCGGTACGATCCTTTACGTCTGACCATCGGCGGGAAACTGGTTGAAATTGCACATGGAGACGGGTTAGGTCCGGGAGACCATGGATACAAAGCCCTGAAATGGCTGCTGACCCGGGGTTGGGCGCAATGGATGTATCTGAAACTCCACCCGAACTGGGGAATCGGTCTTGCCCGGTGGGCCAGCGGAACGTCACGGCATCTGACCGAGGATACGACCGATTACGGCGATCAGGAACGGCTGATTATTCATGCCAGAGAGCGACTGAAAGCCGATCCGTATGACCTGTTTATCTGCGGGCACCGGCATGTCCCCAAAATTCTGAAACTTGGGGAACCGCGTGGCCATTACATCAACCTCGGTGAATGGCTCTGGCACCGGAGTTACGGGGTGCTTTCAGACGGACAGTTCACCCTGCGCCAGACCAACGGAACCATACTGGCATCAACACAGCTTTAACCCATTTATAAAAGTATCATGGCAGAACAAGAACACGATCAGCACGGCCTCGATAAAGACCGGTACTTTAATGACCCCGATTACCGTCGGAAGGTTCAGAAATTCAGGGAATGGGAACTGTGGTTCCGGCGGGTTCTGATCATTGTATCCCTGCTGATTGTGGTTCCTATTGTTCTGTTGCTCAGTTTTTCTCTGACCGATCTGCCCAGTCTCGAAGAACTGGAAAATCCCCGACAGGAACTGGCTACGAATGTGTACTCGTATGATGGCGAGGTGATTCACCGGTTTTTCAACACCAACCGGCGGCGGATCACCCTGGCCGAAATGTCGCCGCATGTCGTTAATGCCCTGCTTGCCTCTGAAGATCGCCGGTTCTATGATCACTGGGGATTCGATGTGGTCCGGTTTTTCAAAGCCATGTACGTGAACCTGTCAACCCTTTCGTTCAGCGAAGGGGCCAGCACCATCACCCAACAGCTTTCCCGCACCCTTTTCCTGAAAAGTCAGGAACAAACCATCACCCGGAAAATCAGGGAATTGTACACAGCCATCCACATCGAAGTCACTTACACAAAAAATGAAATTCTCGAAATGTACCTGAATCAGGTGTATTTCGGTTCGGGGGCTTATGGCATTCAGGCCGCCGCACAGACCTATTTTAACAAAAACGCCCGCGATCTGACTGTCCTTGAAGCCGCAGCCCTCATCGGAGCCCTGCCGGCACCGAATACCTTCAATCCGGTGAACCGCCCGGAAAAATCACAGGAACGCCGCAACCTGATTCTTCTCAACATGGTCGATGCAGGTTACCTGACAGCAGACGACTACCGGAAGCTGAAAACAGAACCCACGTTGACCGATTTCAGACCCATCACCGATCTCGGGCAGGCGCCCTATTTTACCGAACAGGTGCGACAGTACCTGCAGAATGAAGGGGAAGGACGCGGATTCAATCTGTATAATGACGGACTGTCTGTCTTCACCACCATTGATACCCGCATGCAAACCATTGCCGATCAGGTGGTGAAAGGTCATCTCGATAGTATTCAGGTGCACTTTAATCAGACCATGGTTTGGGAAGATGATCTCATGAGGGTTCTGATCAAGGAAACCACCCCCTACATGAATGCCACCCAGATACGGGGCGAAGACACCACGCGGGTCATGAACCGGCTGAAGAAAAACAAAGCATTTATCGATAGTCTGAAGGCAGCCAAGTCGGTTCTTCAGGCTGGATTTGTGGTGATGGATCCGCGAACCGGCATGGTAAAAGCTTACGTGGGTGGTCGGGATTTTAACACGGTGAAATTTGACCATGTGGCCCTTGCCCGGCGACAACCCGGCTCCTCCTTTAAACCCATTATTTACTCGGTTGTGATCGACAAAGGATATCCGCCTACTTATGAAGTGCTGAATCAGCCGATCACCATCGAAGATGAAACCGTCAAGGGGGGGTGGTGGACACCTAAAAACTCAGAAGGTGAGTTCGGCGGAATGACCACACTCCGGGAAGCACTGCGGAAATCACTGAACCTGATCACCATCCGGCTGGTGCTCGATATCGCCAAACCTT
The sequence above is drawn from the Bacteroidota bacterium genome and encodes:
- a CDS encoding HAD-IIB family hydrolase, which codes for MTSEVPILLTDLDGTVLNRFTYQWDGNDACLRSLIRAGIPVVFSSSKTAAEQQALCEGLALPVPFFSENGSAFHVPDRWTILSPDAGEFEWKEIPLVPAGFSIQPVREALISRLPADIRLMTRCSAEELASATGLTLGMAERARQKKYSETLLFPSGDVNRSLPEEWLRSMKMIADPGTRYITLRHESAGKEKALEFLRVWLEQNRVKSFFLVAAGDGENDLGMLASADEGWWLGGEPVPPGLASTTEEGPAGFSEVTGRLLNWRGTNPAS
- a CDS encoding cation:proton antiporter, whose protein sequence is MDSFFFQAFIYLAAAVLSVPIAHRLGLGSVLGYLIAGMIIGPSVLSLVGGDGHDVMHVAEFGVVMMLFIIGLELEPRLLWRMRASIAGLGGLQVLVTMLVVAAGCILLGLDWKPALAIGMTLAMSSTAIVLQTMNEKGLMKTAAGQSSFSVLLFQDIAVIPILAVFPLLATGEPAGAGHSSLIAHWPAWLQTLTVIGAVSVIVLGGRFLVQPAFRFIAKTRLQELFTASALFLVIAIAMLMSLVGLSPALGTFLAGVVLATSEYRHELISDLEPFKGLLLGLFFISVGASIDFELIASSPGLIFGLVILLMVVKGLILFALGRLFGMTTSQNLVFAVGLSQVGEFAFVLISFAMQSSIFTSDLAGTLIAIVAISMALTPLAILLNEKVILPRFGTTETPSREADMVHGETPVIIAGYDQFGNTVGRLLKANGIDLTVLDDDADRVDLIRRLGLQVFYGDATRLELLHAAGAHHASVIIIAFDDADKNQSLVHTVQQHFPHLKILVRAIDRPDAYHFINAGIDGVYRDTLDTSLRMGVDALRLLGFRAHKAHRAAQTFLRHDEIYLRELAAGSKDQVGYIRAAREKIAALERIIQADGQIETTDAGWDPDSLRDEVTRGDFRIHR
- a CDS encoding nuclear transport factor 2 family protein codes for the protein MKLYILSGLLVLTACTAPETPVQSDEELKAGVTATFTQYFRYLNDANYDSAFTYLADDKRFHWIEDGRIRYVAPEGMKRAYSQYKTRYQYQRLTIDTLDVQLLDPKTAAVTVEYDHLYRLNTGDSLYDHGTLSLTMKQYPAGWRILHGHSSIERKPLPSTLRPPK
- a CDS encoding HAMP domain-containing histidine kinase, which codes for MESFFLDFSVANHLSEAMLLIGPGNQILAANHEADRLFDTPPGGLPGHSIGQFLVAGSPMNLALPDLVSLENVPWFGTLKIKARSGSPVTVMVTVVSSGHQHLSVKRACLIARKIHFEKPEEESLQDRIRYETAISQAAFQLSHDTPDAVNKTLMSMLMISKAHRAYIFENFSDEDGDLLCRQTFEQCVPGVEPQIDNEILQKLSYEKSGLGRLRDQLSSHQVMSGHVRDFPQMEREILEPQGIKTILIFPIFLQNEWFGYIGFDYLFSETLLPETDVVLLSTAAELLGNYFQKKRQFLSIQQKNEELIRLNQDKDRIMKMLSHDLKGPAGSLMAHLDLIMTHLGEYDTAHLKKQMSKVYAAAQAGHQLLTDLLLWTQSQSGGLTFKPGTVDLRGIVDAALKDVNGSLITKSIDMDVQIDPDLLVVADQNTLRIVFRNLLSNAIKYSWLGGTIRVAAVKKTDAIQVVFEDNGTGMSPDTLQSLWSEEGSLQKPGTGNEPGTGIGLILCRELVMKNRGTIRAESEPGKGSRFFVTLPAAINELN
- a CDS encoding NAD(P)H-dependent oxidoreductase, with the protein product MEPVLLLFGHPAYEKSRINQKLIRAASQIDGIHLHDLYECYPDYNIDVQAEQARLTGYNRIILQHPFYWYNCPPLVKQWIDLVLEHGWAYGSKGTALAGKSILQIVTTGGPAMAYQRSGFNRFSLRDFLSPFDQTFYLCGMHYLPPLAIQGAHRIQPEELDSEIKRYIRLLEAFRDGDYSNQTAEGIELASEWPVLKEVR
- a CDS encoding MATE family efflux transporter, translating into MSIRNLFAGANRLEIKEIMHLAWPVVVSQVGHILFAFFDTIMIGPLGQEYLAAASVANGVFFLIMVFGLGLTFVLSPLTSEKLGARQPGRAPVVLTAGFYVAIPASMLSFAVIWGLADLFAWMNLPAEVVPLAASYLKILAWSVIPLYLFQIVRQYVDGLGFTRPSMIVTWIGLVLNIVANYALIYGAWGFPALKLDGAGWATFLSRVVMALLMVATLPLLPSLRAYLPLIRHWVPSREVMRKILSVGLPSGAQYFFEVAAFTFASIMCGWIGTAAMASHQVAINLASMTYMVATGFSAAGSIRVGYYLGRNDRAMQRIAGFQVLVFTGLMMAGFGLLFILLHPWLPMMYTPDQAVIHTASMLLLIAAVFQISDGVQAVGLGILRAVQDSAVPTAITILAYWVIGIPVGAITAFWLDWGVYGLWAGLSLGLAMSAILLSWRFHRLTR
- a CDS encoding mannosyl-3-phosphoglycerate synthase, whose product is MLIELPRSFERVGNALIYDTQKIYGFDSSPIPSRRAIDRYFVVKSVDYERLRSVEETMAIVIPVKNERLRLLEGVLCGLPQHCLPIIISASAHEPINRFQMECNTVDNFCQFSKRPYLMIHQTDPHLAELFTLMGYHEVVSGQGSLRMGKAEGMLAGILLAQLLGKSHIGFIDADNYFPGAVMEYVRIYSASFNMSKSPFHMSRILWHSKPKAIDSSLVFSKWGRASRHTNQVLNRLISLITGFETDIIKTGNAGEHAMSMNLATRIGIASGFAVETYNFIGIFEKFGGIQGLNLPAESLQDPIEIFQVESRNPHLHESKGSEHVRDMIHQSMSVIYHSPVTSSTLKTEITGLLRKERILKKDQEPDRPRIYPALIQYPMEKAKVIFQQDRYLHDF